A single window of Microplitis demolitor isolate Queensland-Clemson2020A chromosome 7, iyMicDemo2.1a, whole genome shotgun sequence DNA harbors:
- the LOC103571080 gene encoding nuclear receptor coactivator 7 isoform X3 — protein sequence MADQGKMSRRMSQQDVTLTRSTENLATSFFRSKSRSVDHGFTTPYDLESLRSKVESRFESVDKLSRDSDSESKDGSSSHEKKHVKLTQPENTVAYTVGNRDTLTSVAARFDTTPSELSKLNRLGSTFVYPGQQLWVPIKGEARLGGDGTALDAPSPDPGHDHDSQDDLPPEEKELLDNLRPVSPKPGHMERVKTPLDSGNAAAMDEDEPAYRERFLKINVRHITDGQGVVGGVLLVTPNAVMFDPNVSDPLVIEHGAESYGVIAPMEFVVNAAIYYDIAHMRVSHTDTMSTDKKPEIYYMKKPERSDARKCLSPGKDDNFSELAGDDNESVCSCAEREGDAFPKAFERDLVTPTNLQIEEGATAKDKDKDKDKDKENKDTDKDKLDENVDKELGVGQASRTLEERRRSMLDHHWAVPSKDRCSFSVDDEQQDSINSDKSQPEPAKPNAVPEGEDGSLVKLSCYDSGIDIREPNPPLPVVQPIPSKKKYSDADIVLSTDWVPPITIAPTNVSSGSALDVLSVVNGGGRKKASSVSFSLDSNAEEPEKDEEHKDEDKQETRRNKMLKRLSYPLSWMEGLTGDSKDEDTSKPASEKVPSLPNSADSHHSSVFSKVFSRRSSVGTFIRQQPLTSSGSSSVDSTRGNKTSTAPPRLDYRSMVSVDDMPELFVSFDKLIPRPARSCEDPPLYLRLRTGRPKDKKIPRSTPIMSYGKKKLRPEYWFSVPRNRVDDLYRFIHVWVPSLYGELDENYWIERGYILFETDTDLSPEVSPQEGEPGESAEENKTTRDGDEITELTRESWEVLSMSDELRRALYANSAISLDVDVIVPDLVGTTEILSDDHREHLCRHLPARAEGYLWTLVFSTSQHGFSLNSMYRKMAKVESPILLVIEDTEGNVFGALTSCSLHVSDHFYGTGESLLFRFTPRFQAFNWTGDNLYFIKGNNESLAIGAGDGKFGLWLDGDLYQGRTQSCSTYGNEPLAPHEDFVVKTLECWAFI from the exons GTGGGTAACAGAGATACGCTGACATCAGTGGCAGCAAGATTTGATACAACGCCATCTGAATTGAGCAAACTAAACCGACTTGGCAGTACCTTTGTATACCCGGGCCAGCAGCTCTGGGTTCCGATAAAAGGAGAAGCACGTCTTGGTGGCGATGGAACGGCCCTGGATGCCCCGAGTCCAGATCCCGGTCACGATCATGATTCTCAAGATGATTTGCCACCGGAAGAAAAAG aattattgGATAACTTACGGCCTGTTTCTCCAAAACCAGGTCATATGGAACGAGTTAAAACCCCACTTGACAGTGGTAATGCAGCAGCTATGGACGAGGATGAGCCAGCCTACAGAGAGAGATTTTTGAAGATCAACGTTCGTCATATCACCGATGGACAG ggTGTAGTCGGAGGTGTTTTATTGGTCACTCCAAACGCCGTAATGTTTGATCCCAATGTGTCTGACCCGCTGGTCATTGAACACGGAGCCGAGTCTTACGGTGTGATAGCGCCAATGGAGTTTGTAGTTAACGCAGCGATTTATTATGACATTGCCCACATGCGGGTTAGTCATACAGATACCATGAGTACAGACAAGAAACCAGAAATTTACTACATGAAGAAACCCGAGAGAAGTGACGCCCGGAAATGTTTATCGCCTGGCAAAGACGATAACTTCTCCGAACTTGCTGGCGATGACAACGAAAGTGTCTGTAGCTGCGCTGAAAGAGAAGGTGACGCGTTTCCAAAGGCTTTTGAACGAGACCTCGTCACTCCtacaaatttacaaatt GAGGAAGGAGCGACTGCTAAAGACAAAGATAAggataaagataaagataaagaaaataaagatacAGATAAGGATAAATTGGATGAAAACGTTGATAAGGAACTTGGTGTCGGGCAAGCGAGCAGGACACTCGAGGAACGCAGGCGTTCTATGCTGGATCACCATTGGGCCGTTCCCAGCAAAGACAGATGCTCATTTTCCGTCGACGATGAGCAACAAGATTCCATTAATTCCgacaaa agtCAACCGGAGCCAGCAAAGCCGAATGCCGTTCCCGAGGGTGAAGACGGATCTCTAGTCAAACTGTCGTGCTATGATTCTGGTATCGACATTCGTGAACCTAATCCCCCACTTCCCGTAGTGCAACCTATcccatcaaaaaaaaaatattcggacGCGGACATAGTTTTATCTACAGATTGGGTGCCACCGATAACGATCGCCCCTACCAATGTCTCATCCGGGAGTGCTCTGGACGTCCTGTCGGTAGTAAATGGTGGCGGCAGAAAGAAGGCCAGTTCTGTATCCTTCAGCTTGGACAGCAACGCCGAGGAGCCGGAGAAAGATGAGGAACACAAAGACGAGGACAAACAAGAGACTCGTAGAAACAAA ATGTTGAAGAGGCTGTCGTACCCATTGTCCTGGATGGAGGGTCTCACTGGTGACAGCAAAGACGAAGACACCAGTAAACCCGCGTCTGAAAAAGTACCCAGCCTTCCTAACAGCGCCGACAGTCATCACTCATCGGTATTCAGTAAAGTATTCTCAAG GCGTTCCTCGGTGGGTACGTTCATTCGACAGCAGCCTTTGACCTCGTCAGGCAGCAGCAGCGTCGACAGCACCCGGGGAAATAAAACTTCAACAGCACCACCGCGATTGGATTATCGTAGCATGGTTTCCGTCGACGATATGCCTGAACTATTTGTTAGCTTTGACA AATTGATCCCAAGACCAGCACGAAGCTGCGAGGATCCACCACTGTACCTGAGATTACGAACTGGCAGACCGAAGGACAAGAAAATTCCTCGATCCACCCCTATAATGAGCtacggaaagaaaaaacttAGACCCGAGTACTGGTTTAGTGTCCCACGCAACAG aGTGGATGACTTGTACAGATTTATCCACGTATGGGTGCCGAGTTTGTATGGAGAATTGGACGAAAACTATTGGATCGAACGTGGGTACATTCTGTTTGAAACGGACACCGATCTGTCGCCAGAAGTGTCGCCGCAGGAAGGCGAACCCGGTGAATCAGcggaagaaaataaaacgaCACGTGACGGTGATGAGATAACTGAGTTGACTCGTGAGTCATGGGAG GTTTTGTCTATGAGCGATGAATTACGAAGAGCTTTGTACGCCAACAGTGCCATATCTCTTGACGTAGATGTTATTGTCCCTGATCTGGTTGGCACCACGGAAATATTGAGCGATGATCACAGAGAACATTTGTGTCGTCATTTGCCAGCACGTGCTGAGGGATATCTTTGGACACTGGTATTCAGTACGAGTCAACATGGATTCAGTTTGAATAGCATGTACAGAAAAATGGCTAAAGTTGAAAGCCCTATTCTTCTAGTCATTGAAGATACTGAGGGAAAT GTATTTGGAGCCCTCACGTCATGTTCACTTCATGTCAGTGATCATTTTTACGGAACTGGAGAATCTTTACTATTCAGGTTTACTCCAAGGTTCCAGGCATTTAATTGGACTGGTgataatctttatttcattaaagGAAATAATGAAAGTTTAGCTATTGGTGCTGGAGA CGGTAAATTTGGTCTGTGGTTAGACGGAGATTTATATCAAGGCAGAACACAATCATGCAGTACATACGGTAATGAACCACTTGCCCCACACGAAGACTTTGTCGTGAAAACACTAGAATGCTGGGCATTCATATAG
- the LOC103571076 gene encoding 2-Hydroxyacid oxidase 1 isoform X2 produces MVFFDLTRVFILQTLTLNSRYITLSSLNIEVLKCSGEILEILFFDRSIYLNFDYFKSAEYMKTIFIQSTISTSSIEEINKAAPKAIKWFQLYIYCDRQVTINLIRRAEKAGYKAIVLTVDTPFFGTRRRDVKNKFTLPKHLKLANFDGHLSDKINYTDSGSGLNEYVVNLFDDSLSWNDVDWLKSVTNLPIILKGILRADDAVVAREKGVQGIIVSNHGARQLDEVAASIEALPEIVKAVGDTIDVYLDGGIRQGTDVFKALALGAKMVFFGRPMLWGLTHGGEKGAIEVLKLIKEDIRQTLALAGCRSVNEVTRDMIIHESHYSRL; encoded by the exons ATGGTATTTTTTGATCTCACTCGCGTGTTTATCTTACAAACTCTCACTCTGAACTCTCGATATATTACTCTATCGAGTTTAAATATCGAAGTGTTGAAATGTTCTGGAGAGATACtggagattttatttttcgatagatcgatttatttaaatttcgattatttcaaat ctgctgaatatatgaaaacaatttttatacagTCAACAATATCAACTAGCagtattgaagaaataaaCAAAGCTGCACCAAAGGCAATTAAATGGTTTCAATTGTACATATACTGCGACCGCCAAGTAACGATAAATCTGATAAGACGGGCTGAAAAAGCCGGTTACAAGGCTATTGTTCTTACTGTTGATACTCCGTTCTTTGGTACCAGGCGTCGTGacgtaaaaaacaaatttacatTACCAAAACATTTGAAACTAGCTAATTTCGATGGTCATTTGtcggataaaataaattacactgaCTCAGGGTCTGGTTTAAATGAATACGTCGTCAATTTATTTGACGATTCACTGTCTTGGAATGATGTCGACTGGCTCAAAag tgtCACCAACTtaccgattattttaaaaggaaTCTTGAGAGCTGATGACGCAGTAGTGGCTCGGGAAAAAGGAGTCCAAGGGATCATTGTTTCAAATCATGGTGCCAGGCAACTTGACGAAGTCGCCGCATCG ATTGAAGCGCTGCCTGAAATTGTCAAAGCTGTTGGTGATACAATTGATGTTTATTTAGATGGTGGGATCAGACAAGGAACTGATGTCTTCAAAGCTTTAGCTCTAGGTGCTAAAATG gTATTTTTCGGAAGACCAATGCTCTGGGGACTAACACACGGTGGCGAAAAAGGAGCGATAGAAGTTCTGAAACTAATAAAAGAAGATATAAGACAGACTCTAGCATTAGCCG GCTGTCGATCTGTCAATGAAGTAACCAGAGATATGATAATCCACGAGTCACATTACAGTCGTctgtaa
- the LOC103571080 gene encoding nuclear receptor coactivator 7 isoform X4 has product MELDNTLSCWEFAEYQPSNVHIYEKDFHDYVVLYIVRETPIIHSEILTKSDSDSESKDGSSSHEKKHVKLTQPENTVAYTVGNRDTLTSVAARFDTTPSELSKLNRLGSTFVYPGQQLWVPIKGEARLGGDGTALDAPSPDPGHDHDSQDDLPPEEKELLDNLRPVSPKPGHMERVKTPLDSGNAAAMDEDEPAYRERFLKINVRHITDGQGVVGGVLLVTPNAVMFDPNVSDPLVIEHGAESYGVIAPMEFVVNAAIYYDIAHMRVSHTDTMSTDKKPEIYYMKKPERSDARKCLSPGKDDNFSELAGDDNESVCSCAEREGDAFPKAFERDLVTPTNLQIEEGATAKDKDKDKDKDKENKDTDKDKLDENVDKELGVGQASRTLEERRRSMLDHHWAVPSKDRCSFSVDDEQQDSINSDKSQPEPAKPNAVPEGEDGSLVKLSCYDSGIDIREPNPPLPVVQPIPSKKKYSDADIVLSTDWVPPITIAPTNVSSGSALDVLSVVNGGGRKKASSVSFSLDSNAEEPEKDEEHKDEDKQETRRNKMLKRLSYPLSWMEGLTGDSKDEDTSKPASEKVPSLPNSADSHHSSVFSKVFSRRSSVGTFIRQQPLTSSGSSSVDSTRGNKTSTAPPRLDYRSMVSVDDMPELFVSFDKLIPRPARSCEDPPLYLRLRTGRPKDKKIPRSTPIMSYGKKKLRPEYWFSVPRNRVDDLYRFIHVWVPSLYGELDENYWIERGYILFETDTDLSPEVSPQEGEPGESAEENKTTRDGDEITELTRESWEVLSMSDELRRALYANSAISLDVDVIVPDLVGTTEILSDDHREHLCRHLPARAEGYLWTLVFSTSQHGFSLNSMYRKMAKVESPILLVIEDTEGNVFGALTSCSLHVSDHFYGTGESLLFRFTPRFQAFNWTGDNLYFIKGNNESLAIGAGDGKFGLWLDGDLYQGRTQSCSTYGNEPLAPHEDFVVKTLECWAFI; this is encoded by the exons GTGGGTAACAGAGATACGCTGACATCAGTGGCAGCAAGATTTGATACAACGCCATCTGAATTGAGCAAACTAAACCGACTTGGCAGTACCTTTGTATACCCGGGCCAGCAGCTCTGGGTTCCGATAAAAGGAGAAGCACGTCTTGGTGGCGATGGAACGGCCCTGGATGCCCCGAGTCCAGATCCCGGTCACGATCATGATTCTCAAGATGATTTGCCACCGGAAGAAAAAG aattattgGATAACTTACGGCCTGTTTCTCCAAAACCAGGTCATATGGAACGAGTTAAAACCCCACTTGACAGTGGTAATGCAGCAGCTATGGACGAGGATGAGCCAGCCTACAGAGAGAGATTTTTGAAGATCAACGTTCGTCATATCACCGATGGACAG ggTGTAGTCGGAGGTGTTTTATTGGTCACTCCAAACGCCGTAATGTTTGATCCCAATGTGTCTGACCCGCTGGTCATTGAACACGGAGCCGAGTCTTACGGTGTGATAGCGCCAATGGAGTTTGTAGTTAACGCAGCGATTTATTATGACATTGCCCACATGCGGGTTAGTCATACAGATACCATGAGTACAGACAAGAAACCAGAAATTTACTACATGAAGAAACCCGAGAGAAGTGACGCCCGGAAATGTTTATCGCCTGGCAAAGACGATAACTTCTCCGAACTTGCTGGCGATGACAACGAAAGTGTCTGTAGCTGCGCTGAAAGAGAAGGTGACGCGTTTCCAAAGGCTTTTGAACGAGACCTCGTCACTCCtacaaatttacaaatt GAGGAAGGAGCGACTGCTAAAGACAAAGATAAggataaagataaagataaagaaaataaagatacAGATAAGGATAAATTGGATGAAAACGTTGATAAGGAACTTGGTGTCGGGCAAGCGAGCAGGACACTCGAGGAACGCAGGCGTTCTATGCTGGATCACCATTGGGCCGTTCCCAGCAAAGACAGATGCTCATTTTCCGTCGACGATGAGCAACAAGATTCCATTAATTCCgacaaa agtCAACCGGAGCCAGCAAAGCCGAATGCCGTTCCCGAGGGTGAAGACGGATCTCTAGTCAAACTGTCGTGCTATGATTCTGGTATCGACATTCGTGAACCTAATCCCCCACTTCCCGTAGTGCAACCTATcccatcaaaaaaaaaatattcggacGCGGACATAGTTTTATCTACAGATTGGGTGCCACCGATAACGATCGCCCCTACCAATGTCTCATCCGGGAGTGCTCTGGACGTCCTGTCGGTAGTAAATGGTGGCGGCAGAAAGAAGGCCAGTTCTGTATCCTTCAGCTTGGACAGCAACGCCGAGGAGCCGGAGAAAGATGAGGAACACAAAGACGAGGACAAACAAGAGACTCGTAGAAACAAA ATGTTGAAGAGGCTGTCGTACCCATTGTCCTGGATGGAGGGTCTCACTGGTGACAGCAAAGACGAAGACACCAGTAAACCCGCGTCTGAAAAAGTACCCAGCCTTCCTAACAGCGCCGACAGTCATCACTCATCGGTATTCAGTAAAGTATTCTCAAG GCGTTCCTCGGTGGGTACGTTCATTCGACAGCAGCCTTTGACCTCGTCAGGCAGCAGCAGCGTCGACAGCACCCGGGGAAATAAAACTTCAACAGCACCACCGCGATTGGATTATCGTAGCATGGTTTCCGTCGACGATATGCCTGAACTATTTGTTAGCTTTGACA AATTGATCCCAAGACCAGCACGAAGCTGCGAGGATCCACCACTGTACCTGAGATTACGAACTGGCAGACCGAAGGACAAGAAAATTCCTCGATCCACCCCTATAATGAGCtacggaaagaaaaaacttAGACCCGAGTACTGGTTTAGTGTCCCACGCAACAG aGTGGATGACTTGTACAGATTTATCCACGTATGGGTGCCGAGTTTGTATGGAGAATTGGACGAAAACTATTGGATCGAACGTGGGTACATTCTGTTTGAAACGGACACCGATCTGTCGCCAGAAGTGTCGCCGCAGGAAGGCGAACCCGGTGAATCAGcggaagaaaataaaacgaCACGTGACGGTGATGAGATAACTGAGTTGACTCGTGAGTCATGGGAG GTTTTGTCTATGAGCGATGAATTACGAAGAGCTTTGTACGCCAACAGTGCCATATCTCTTGACGTAGATGTTATTGTCCCTGATCTGGTTGGCACCACGGAAATATTGAGCGATGATCACAGAGAACATTTGTGTCGTCATTTGCCAGCACGTGCTGAGGGATATCTTTGGACACTGGTATTCAGTACGAGTCAACATGGATTCAGTTTGAATAGCATGTACAGAAAAATGGCTAAAGTTGAAAGCCCTATTCTTCTAGTCATTGAAGATACTGAGGGAAAT GTATTTGGAGCCCTCACGTCATGTTCACTTCATGTCAGTGATCATTTTTACGGAACTGGAGAATCTTTACTATTCAGGTTTACTCCAAGGTTCCAGGCATTTAATTGGACTGGTgataatctttatttcattaaagGAAATAATGAAAGTTTAGCTATTGGTGCTGGAGA CGGTAAATTTGGTCTGTGGTTAGACGGAGATTTATATCAAGGCAGAACACAATCATGCAGTACATACGGTAATGAACCACTTGCCCCACACGAAGACTTTGTCGTGAAAACACTAGAATGCTGGGCATTCATATAG
- the LOC103571080 gene encoding TLD domain-containing protein 2 isoform X5, with protein MTREEETERSKFSRTLAKMPKVKLPNPINKISKYLKQRSKVLSMSDELRRALYANSAISLDVDVIVPDLVGTTEILSDDHREHLCRHLPARAEGYLWTLVFSTSQHGFSLNSMYRKMAKVESPILLVIEDTEGNVFGALTSCSLHVSDHFYGTGESLLFRFTPRFQAFNWTGDNLYFIKGNNESLAIGAGDGKFGLWLDGDLYQGRTQSCSTYGNEPLAPHEDFVVKTLECWAFI; from the exons atgACAAGAGAAGAGGAAACGGAGCGtagtaaattttcaagaaCTTTGGCAAAAATGCCAAAAGTTAAATTACCGAATCCGATAAATAAGATATCAAAATATCTTAAGCAAAGGTCTAAg GTTTTGTCTATGAGCGATGAATTACGAAGAGCTTTGTACGCCAACAGTGCCATATCTCTTGACGTAGATGTTATTGTCCCTGATCTGGTTGGCACCACGGAAATATTGAGCGATGATCACAGAGAACATTTGTGTCGTCATTTGCCAGCACGTGCTGAGGGATATCTTTGGACACTGGTATTCAGTACGAGTCAACATGGATTCAGTTTGAATAGCATGTACAGAAAAATGGCTAAAGTTGAAAGCCCTATTCTTCTAGTCATTGAAGATACTGAGGGAAAT GTATTTGGAGCCCTCACGTCATGTTCACTTCATGTCAGTGATCATTTTTACGGAACTGGAGAATCTTTACTATTCAGGTTTACTCCAAGGTTCCAGGCATTTAATTGGACTGGTgataatctttatttcattaaagGAAATAATGAAAGTTTAGCTATTGGTGCTGGAGA CGGTAAATTTGGTCTGTGGTTAGACGGAGATTTATATCAAGGCAGAACACAATCATGCAGTACATACGGTAATGAACCACTTGCCCCACACGAAGACTTTGTCGTGAAAACACTAGAATGCTGGGCATTCATATAG